From Halotia branconii CENA392, the proteins below share one genomic window:
- a CDS encoding elongation factor G has protein sequence MNEKVKSGSRNVAIVGPYLSGKTTLLESLLFVTGTISRKGNVKDGNTVGDSAGESRDRQMSVEVSAASTEFNGTRFTFIDCPGSVEFVQETYNALMGVDAVIVVCEPIRDRVLTLAPLFKFLDDWEIPHIVFVNKMDRANIHVLETLHALKAVSSRPLVAHQYPIMNGEQLTGFIDMVSEQAYQYHSGAPADPIPFPESLKAEEHQARAEMLEALADFDDHLLEELLEDIEPPQEEILNDLKLELGADLVVPVFFGVAEQDYGVRPLLEALQREAPEPETTAERRLKNIKDNTSLAQVLKTYYTPQGGKLSLVRIWRGKLTDGIVLNGIRAGGIYRLMGQQQQLVNEVGAGEIVAVSRLEGIKTGDTISTEKQVQELSKAEQLEPVYALAITPEKRNDEVKLSSAITKLLEEDPALAWEQHGDTHEVILWGQGEIHLQVALDRLRRKYNLPMTTHLPQVPYKETIRKTVAAVHGRYKHQSGGHGQFGDVFLDIQPLPRGTGFNFNETIVGGVVPKQYIPGVEMGVREFLTHGPLGFPMVDVAVTLTNGSYHSVDSSEQAFRQAARLAMQTGIPKAQPTLLEPILRVEVTTPSEFTSKVLQLVSGRRGQILGYEGRNDWQGWDNVAAYLPQAEMQNFIVELRSLTLGVGSFHWVYDHLQEVPEKLAERVLTSNGNGNNTNGK, from the coding sequence ATGAACGAAAAAGTAAAATCGGGTTCGCGGAATGTTGCAATTGTTGGCCCTTATTTAAGTGGAAAAACTACTTTACTAGAAAGCTTGTTATTTGTCACAGGGACAATTTCGCGCAAGGGCAATGTTAAGGATGGTAACACAGTTGGAGATAGTGCCGGAGAATCACGCGATCGCCAGATGAGCGTGGAGGTGAGTGCAGCGAGTACCGAATTTAATGGTACTCGCTTTACTTTTATAGATTGTCCGGGTTCTGTGGAATTTGTCCAAGAAACGTACAATGCTTTAATGGGAGTGGATGCAGTAATTGTAGTTTGCGAACCCATACGCGATCGTGTCCTCACCCTAGCCCCTTTATTTAAATTCCTAGACGATTGGGAAATTCCTCACATCGTCTTTGTTAACAAAATGGATCGGGCGAATATTCACGTTTTAGAAACGTTACACGCCCTCAAAGCAGTATCCAGCCGTCCTTTAGTAGCACACCAATATCCCATTATGAATGGGGAACAGCTGACCGGCTTTATCGACATGGTGAGCGAACAAGCATATCAATATCATTCGGGCGCACCTGCTGACCCGATTCCCTTCCCCGAAAGTTTAAAAGCAGAAGAACATCAAGCACGGGCAGAAATGCTCGAAGCTTTGGCAGATTTTGACGACCACTTATTGGAAGAACTTTTAGAAGACATCGAACCACCCCAAGAAGAAATTCTCAACGATTTAAAATTAGAATTAGGGGCTGATTTGGTAGTACCCGTTTTCTTTGGTGTGGCAGAACAAGATTATGGTGTAAGACCTCTATTAGAAGCCCTGCAACGAGAAGCACCCGAACCAGAAACCACAGCCGAACGCCGCTTAAAGAACATCAAAGACAATACATCTTTAGCCCAAGTACTAAAAACTTATTACACTCCCCAAGGTGGCAAACTTTCTTTAGTGCGGATTTGGCGGGGCAAATTAACTGATGGTATCGTCCTCAATGGCATTCGCGCTGGTGGAATTTACCGTCTCATGGGACAACAACAGCAGTTAGTGAATGAAGTCGGGGCTGGTGAAATTGTTGCAGTCAGTCGTTTAGAGGGAATTAAGACCGGGGATACCATCTCTACAGAAAAGCAAGTTCAGGAACTATCCAAAGCTGAACAGTTAGAACCAGTGTATGCCCTTGCTATTACACCAGAAAAGCGCAACGATGAAGTTAAACTCAGCAGCGCCATTACCAAACTCTTAGAAGAAGATCCTGCTTTGGCTTGGGAACAACACGGTGATACCCACGAAGTAATTCTTTGGGGTCAAGGCGAAATTCATTTACAAGTCGCCTTAGATAGACTGCGCCGTAAGTATAATTTGCCAATGACGACCCACTTGCCACAAGTGCCTTACAAAGAAACTATCCGCAAAACTGTGGCTGCGGTACATGGGCGCTATAAACACCAAAGCGGTGGTCATGGGCAGTTTGGTGATGTTTTTCTTGACATTCAACCTTTGCCGCGAGGTACAGGCTTTAACTTTAATGAAACCATTGTCGGTGGTGTAGTTCCTAAACAGTACATTCCTGGCGTGGAAATGGGTGTGCGGGAGTTTCTTACACACGGGCCTTTGGGCTTTCCAATGGTAGATGTAGCAGTAACATTAACCAATGGTTCTTACCACAGCGTTGATAGTTCTGAACAAGCCTTTAGACAAGCTGCCCGATTAGCTATGCAAACGGGAATACCCAAGGCGCAACCTACCCTTCTAGAACCAATTCTGCGGGTGGAGGTAACAACACCCAGCGAATTTACCTCTAAAGTATTGCAACTTGTGAGTGGCAGACGTGGGCAAATTTTGGGCTATGAAGGGAGAAATGATTGGCAAGGCTGGGATAATGTAGCTGCATACTTGCCTCAAGCAGAAATGCAAAACTTTATTGTGGAGTTGCGATCGCTTACTCTTGGTGTTGGTTCCTTCCATTGGGTATATGATCATCTCCAGGAAGTACCGGAAAAACTTGCTGAACGCGTCCTTACGAGTAATGGAAATGGTAATAACACCAACGGTAAGTAG
- a CDS encoding tetratricopeptide repeat protein has product MRLSLNKYSLAEIVSLILITGSILSLSPPASPASPAPRSLSEVEVLPPCPLPPAPWLLSAVEVCPLPLLAQSNAQNATELLNQGLQLIQAGRAQDAIAVFQQATKLDPNLAAAHYNLGLALRQTGQLKPAADAFYQATQSDPNFSLAFANLGGTLLEANNLQQANDYLQRALQLDPKLGFAHYNLGLVREQQREWGQAIAAFKKAMEYSKNAPEPPYHIGLCYLQQGKINQAKDAFSQALQRNPKYAEVHYNLGTIWFSQGKLQEALEAFRKSAVANSNYPHAYYGAGLVFMQQKQYAQAAQVLQYARDLYNAQGSPQWAKNAQQLLQQAQNLNYKPR; this is encoded by the coding sequence ATGAGATTATCACTCAATAAATATTCCCTAGCAGAAATAGTGAGCTTGATATTAATAACTGGCAGCATACTCTCACTCTCTCCTCCTGCCTCCCCTGCCTCCCCTGCCCCCCGGTCACTGAGCGAAGTCGAAGTGCTGCCCCCCTGCCCCCTGCCCCCTGCCCCCTGGTTACTGAGCGCAGTCGAAGTATGCCCCCTGCCTCTTCTAGCACAATCGAACGCTCAAAATGCCACAGAGTTATTAAATCAAGGATTACAGTTAATCCAGGCGGGAAGGGCGCAAGATGCGATCGCAGTTTTTCAACAAGCAACTAAACTAGATCCCAATTTAGCCGCTGCTCATTACAATTTAGGACTAGCATTGCGCCAAACAGGGCAATTAAAGCCAGCGGCTGATGCATTTTATCAGGCCACCCAATCAGATCCTAATTTTTCTTTAGCCTTTGCCAATTTAGGCGGAACGCTATTAGAAGCAAATAATTTACAACAGGCAAATGATTACTTACAGCGAGCATTACAACTTGATCCTAAACTAGGTTTTGCCCACTATAATTTGGGGTTAGTACGAGAACAGCAACGAGAATGGGGACAAGCGATCGCTGCTTTTAAAAAAGCAATGGAATATAGTAAGAATGCCCCAGAACCTCCCTATCATATCGGGTTGTGTTATCTCCAACAGGGTAAAATCAATCAAGCAAAAGACGCTTTTAGTCAGGCATTACAAAGAAATCCCAAATATGCAGAAGTTCACTACAATCTGGGAACAATTTGGTTTAGCCAAGGCAAATTACAAGAAGCATTAGAAGCTTTTAGAAAATCAGCTGTAGCTAACTCCAACTACCCTCATGCTTATTATGGAGCCGGGTTAGTTTTTATGCAGCAAAAGCAGTATGCTCAAGCAGCCCAAGTATTACAATATGCCAGAGATTTATATAATGCTCAAGGTAGTCCTCAATGGGCGAAAAATGCCCAACAATTGTTGCAACAAGCACAAAATTTAAATTACAAACCTCGCTGA
- a CDS encoding phosphate-starvation-inducible PsiE family protein gives MQKRFKSRFLFGDRWLDRHSIVRNMEAFQDLIVIVLCLILFAVMVIQLWGILIALVQPLDFQEVTAKILFVLILVELFRLLMVYLQEHSIAVGVAVEIAIVSVLREVVVHGALEISGMQTAAICGLLLILGALLVVYAKTPHMDCISANTKYCPIVQPGNREQQNELEFQYSRYYDEDQPRA, from the coding sequence ATGCAAAAGCGCTTCAAAAGTCGATTTTTATTTGGCGATCGCTGGCTTGATCGGCATTCAATTGTTCGCAACATGGAGGCTTTCCAAGACTTAATTGTGATTGTCCTATGTTTAATTTTGTTTGCCGTCATGGTGATCCAATTGTGGGGAATATTAATTGCTCTCGTGCAGCCGTTAGACTTTCAAGAAGTAACTGCAAAAATACTCTTTGTATTGATTTTGGTAGAGTTATTTCGACTTCTGATGGTTTACTTACAGGAACATAGTATTGCTGTGGGAGTAGCAGTAGAAATAGCAATTGTATCTGTACTCAGAGAAGTAGTCGTTCACGGGGCATTAGAAATTTCAGGGATGCAGACGGCAGCAATTTGTGGCTTATTGTTGATTTTAGGTGCATTGCTGGTGGTGTATGCTAAAACCCCACACATGGATTGTATAAGTGCTAACACCAAGTATTGCCCTATTGTCCAGCCAGGAAACAGAGAACAGCAAAACGAGTTAGAGTTCCAATATTCACGTTACTATGACGAAGATCAACCTCGTGCATAA
- a CDS encoding glycosyltransferase family 4 protein, with protein MNILMLSSTFPYPPTRGGTQVRTFNLLKYLSQSHAITLVTQHESDVTQTEISGLRECVDQLVVFERPADSQETTGILKKIQRFNTFLQQGTPPSVLNRYSTEMQEWVSNFVEAKKCDVITCEHSVNEIYVPAHFQKHLKTVVNIHSSVYGTCRNQLATGTSENTLRDKINLPLLRRYEQRYCSKFSKIVVTTQEDQIQLQAFSPNSEITVIPNGVDLVSFPYRTTDPGGNRLVFIGAMDNLANIDAVCFFSSQILPEIQKIYPDTTFDIVGSRPAPEVLALQHQPGINVTGKVPSMVEYLHQSTVCIVPMRTGFGIKNKTLEAMAAGIPLVASDRGLEGLVVDGNNISLRALRANEPAEYICAISQLFDSPQLRSELSRKARQLVETEFTWDIAGKRYEQVCLG; from the coding sequence ATGAATATTTTAATGCTATCTTCTACTTTTCCCTATCCACCAACGCGAGGGGGAACTCAAGTCAGGACATTTAATTTACTCAAATATTTGAGTCAAAGTCATGCTATTACCCTTGTGACTCAACATGAAAGCGATGTAACACAAACAGAAATCTCAGGATTAAGGGAATGTGTAGATCAACTAGTTGTATTTGAACGTCCTGCCGATTCTCAAGAAACTACAGGAATACTGAAGAAGATACAGCGTTTTAATACATTCTTACAACAAGGTACACCGCCAAGTGTACTTAATCGTTATTCAACTGAAATGCAAGAGTGGGTTAGTAACTTCGTCGAGGCGAAGAAATGTGATGTGATCACCTGCGAACATAGCGTGAATGAAATTTATGTACCAGCACACTTCCAAAAGCATCTGAAAACCGTAGTTAATATTCATAGTTCTGTCTACGGTACTTGTCGTAATCAGCTAGCAACTGGTACTTCTGAAAATACATTGCGAGACAAAATTAATTTACCGCTTTTACGTCGCTATGAGCAAAGATATTGCTCTAAATTTTCCAAAATTGTCGTGACAACGCAAGAAGATCAAATTCAACTACAAGCGTTTAGTCCTAACAGTGAAATTACAGTTATTCCTAATGGTGTAGATTTAGTTTCATTTCCCTATCGTACTACTGATCCGGGGGGAAACCGCTTAGTTTTTATTGGCGCTATGGATAATTTAGCTAACATTGATGCTGTTTGCTTTTTCAGCAGCCAAATTTTACCAGAAATCCAAAAAATATATCCTGATACAACTTTCGATATTGTCGGTTCTCGTCCTGCACCAGAAGTTTTAGCACTGCAACACCAACCAGGAATTAATGTAACTGGTAAAGTGCCGTCAATGGTAGAGTATTTACACCAATCAACTGTCTGTATTGTACCGATGCGAACAGGATTTGGGATTAAAAATAAAACTCTAGAAGCAATGGCAGCTGGTATACCCTTAGTAGCAAGCGATCGCGGTTTAGAAGGACTAGTCGTAGACGGTAATAATATATCATTACGGGCATTACGAGCAAATGAACCAGCAGAGTATATTTGCGCTATTAGTCAACTATTTGATAGTCCACAATTGCGTTCTGAATTATCTCGCAAAGCTAGACAACTTGTAGAAACAGAGTTCACTTGGGATATTGCTGGAAAACGTTACGAACAAGTTTGTCTGGGATAA
- a CDS encoding helix-turn-helix domain-containing protein has product MNIEQFIQRTEALHRSLADLYQTASVLPWIPPDMLPQAFKELYGTSKILQLAAEELYQQNEELVQTRNLLEAERQYYQDLFEFAPDGYLVTNAEGIIREVNLSAAKLLNISRQSLIGKPMSNFVLFQERHCFRSELNQLSQSDRRRELVVRFRQGHGDFFTAALTVTAFRNQHGRVSSLRWLLRNIDERQKIEGLIKSDIDLSQDRPIFKHSKGETIPLNPLMIWYVHQGLVKLSTFFETGEEALIGLAKTQMVFGSNMTSLPIYQATALTDVELVSIYVTEMTVNPILNRILLPKINQRLQQTESFLVISGRRRVEDRLHHLLELLKREVGEPVVGGTRFSVRFTHEDIASACCTTRVTITRLMGKLQQQGLISFDTKKHIVLKD; this is encoded by the coding sequence GTGAACATAGAACAATTTATCCAGCGCACAGAAGCATTACACAGAAGTTTGGCAGATTTATACCAAACAGCTAGTGTCTTACCTTGGATTCCGCCGGATATGCTACCACAAGCTTTTAAAGAACTATATGGCACTTCAAAGATACTACAGTTAGCGGCCGAAGAACTTTATCAACAAAATGAAGAACTTGTACAAACACGAAATCTGCTAGAAGCAGAACGCCAATATTACCAAGATTTATTCGAGTTCGCACCAGATGGCTATTTAGTTACAAATGCGGAAGGAATTATCCGAGAGGTTAATCTAAGTGCAGCTAAGTTGCTCAATATTTCCAGACAGTCTTTAATAGGCAAACCAATGAGCAACTTTGTCCTTTTCCAAGAAAGACATTGTTTTCGTAGTGAACTTAATCAGTTATCGCAATCTGACAGAAGGCGAGAGTTAGTAGTGCGCTTTCGGCAAGGACATGGCGATTTTTTTACCGCAGCTTTAACAGTGACAGCATTTCGCAATCAACATGGCAGAGTCAGTTCTCTACGCTGGCTATTACGTAACATTGATGAACGTCAGAAAATAGAAGGGCTAATCAAGAGTGATATAGATCTTAGTCAAGATCGTCCTATATTTAAACATTCAAAAGGAGAAACTATTCCTCTAAACCCATTAATGATCTGGTATGTTCATCAGGGGTTAGTTAAACTCAGTACCTTTTTTGAAACAGGCGAAGAAGCATTAATTGGATTAGCTAAAACGCAAATGGTTTTTGGCTCTAATATGACTTCTTTACCAATTTACCAAGCAACAGCCTTAACGGATGTCGAATTAGTCTCAATTTATGTAACAGAAATGACTGTTAATCCAATATTGAACCGTATTTTATTACCGAAAATCAATCAGCGATTACAGCAAACTGAATCATTTTTAGTCATATCTGGAAGACGACGAGTAGAAGATCGTTTACATCATTTATTAGAACTTTTAAAACGAGAAGTTGGTGAACCTGTTGTAGGTGGAACTCGCTTTAGTGTTCGTTTTACTCATGAAGATATTGCTAGTGCCTGTTGCACTACGAGAGTGACAATTACAAGATTGATGGGTAAACTACAACAACAAGGTTTAATTAGTTTTGATACCAAAAAACATATAGTCTTGAAAGACTGA
- a CDS encoding DUF4278 domain-containing protein, which produces MQLTYRAASYELNYTDVKAATNSYIGCYRGAKFKVQPSTVTHQLKLPIELKYRGTSYTIWQ; this is translated from the coding sequence ATGCAACTAACTTATCGGGCTGCTAGTTACGAATTGAACTATACAGATGTTAAAGCTGCTACAAACTCATATATTGGCTGCTATCGTGGTGCTAAATTTAAAGTGCAGCCATCCACAGTTACGCATCAATTGAAGTTACCAATAGAATTAAAGTATCGTGGTACGAGTTATACTATTTGGCAATGA
- a CDS encoding alpha-D-glucose phosphate-specific phosphoglucomutase: MSIRNISTTPFQDQKPGTSGLRKAVTVFQQPHYLENFVQSIFDTVGDLRGQTLILGGDGRYYNRPAIQIILKMAAANGVARVKVGRGGILSTPATSCVIRKYNALGGIILSASHNPGGPEGDFGVKYNSSNGGPAPEKMTAAIFDRSKVIDHYKILTAPDVNLDTLGESKLADMVVEVIDSVQDYEKLMESLFDFGKIRELLTSGNFRMCMDSMHAVTGPYAINLFEQTLGAPKGTVINGTPLEDFGDGHPDPNLVYAHELVEILFGDNAPDFGAASDGDGDRNMILGRKFFVTPSDSLAVLTANATLVPGYADGLAGVARSMPTSQAADRVAADLGIDCYETPTGWKFFGNLLDAGKATLCGEESFGSGSNHIREKDGLWAVLFWLNILAVKQQPVEQVLKEHWQKYGRNYYSRHDYEAINSDRANQLMANLHAQIPNLKGKKLGNYEVKYSDDFSYTDLVDGSISENQGIRIGFTDGSRIVYRLSGTGTQGATLRIYLESYEPDSSKHNLDPQQSLADLIAIANEVAQVRTFTNMEKPTVIT, encoded by the coding sequence ATGAGCATCCGTAACATTTCTACTACCCCCTTTCAAGATCAGAAGCCTGGTACTTCTGGGCTACGCAAAGCAGTCACCGTTTTTCAACAGCCCCATTACCTGGAAAATTTTGTTCAATCTATCTTCGATACTGTAGGAGATTTACGAGGACAAACCTTAATCTTAGGTGGTGATGGTCGCTACTATAATCGACCAGCAATTCAAATTATTCTGAAAATGGCTGCTGCTAACGGTGTTGCACGGGTGAAAGTCGGTCGGGGTGGCATCTTGTCTACACCAGCAACTTCCTGTGTAATTCGCAAGTACAACGCTCTTGGTGGCATAATTTTATCTGCTAGTCACAATCCCGGCGGCCCAGAAGGAGATTTTGGCGTTAAGTACAATAGCAGCAATGGTGGCCCCGCACCAGAAAAGATGACGGCAGCAATTTTTGACCGTAGTAAAGTCATAGACCATTACAAAATTTTGACCGCGCCTGATGTGAATTTAGATACATTGGGTGAATCTAAATTGGCAGATATGGTAGTCGAAGTCATTGACTCAGTGCAAGACTACGAAAAACTGATGGAGTCGCTATTCGACTTCGGAAAAATTCGAGAACTGCTAACTAGTGGGAATTTTCGGATGTGCATGGACTCAATGCACGCTGTGACTGGGCCTTATGCTATAAATTTATTTGAGCAAACACTAGGCGCACCTAAAGGCACAGTAATTAATGGTACTCCTTTAGAAGACTTTGGTGATGGACATCCTGACCCAAATTTAGTCTACGCTCATGAACTGGTAGAAATACTGTTTGGGGATAATGCTCCCGACTTTGGCGCAGCTTCTGATGGCGATGGCGATCGCAATATGATTTTAGGACGTAAATTCTTTGTCACACCAAGCGATAGCTTAGCAGTTTTAACAGCTAATGCAACTCTAGTTCCTGGTTACGCTGACGGTTTAGCAGGAGTAGCGCGTTCTATGCCTACTAGTCAAGCGGCTGATCGAGTCGCGGCGGATTTGGGTATCGATTGCTATGAAACGCCCACAGGTTGGAAATTCTTTGGTAACTTGTTAGATGCAGGTAAAGCTACTCTGTGTGGAGAGGAAAGCTTTGGTAGTGGTTCTAACCATATTCGTGAAAAAGACGGATTATGGGCTGTGTTATTTTGGCTGAATATCTTAGCAGTCAAACAACAACCCGTTGAACAAGTTTTAAAGGAACATTGGCAAAAATACGGCCGCAATTACTATTCTCGCCATGACTACGAAGCGATAAATAGCGATCGCGCTAATCAATTAATGGCTAATCTCCACGCTCAGATTCCCAATCTCAAAGGAAAAAAATTAGGCAATTACGAAGTCAAATACAGCGATGACTTTAGCTATACCGACCTTGTTGATGGCAGTATCAGCGAAAATCAAGGTATCCGCATTGGATTTACCGATGGTTCTCGCATTGTCTATCGCCTCTCTGGAACTGGAACTCAAGGCGCAACCTTGCGAATTTACTTAGAAAGCTATGAGCCTGATAGTAGCAAACACAATCTTGATCCACAACAGAGCCTTGCAGACTTAATTGCAATCGCCAATGAAGTTGCTCAAGTACGTACATTTACCAACATGGAAAAACCAACTGTAATTACTTAA
- a CDS encoding carbonic anhydrase produces the protein MDLRPQWQKNIFLVLAFTLIFSPIPSVPSFAQVKTPDWSYGGAENPTRWGELDNNFALCESGKDQSPINIVDAVQGNPAQIVFNYKPTPLEIVNNGRTVQVNYAPGSSVTINGKQYALLQFHFHTPSEHTIEGNASAMELHLVHRNTAGELSVVGVMMNKGTANPVIDKIWQHIPSTQKTNTVSGQTINAADLLPKSKAYFSYSGSLTTPPCSESVKWNVLTEPITVSSEEIDTFEKLYQVNARPVQPTNDRKIELHGN, from the coding sequence ATGGATCTGAGACCACAATGGCAAAAAAACATCTTTTTAGTTTTGGCATTTACCTTAATTTTTAGTCCCATACCATCTGTACCAAGTTTCGCTCAAGTAAAAACACCAGATTGGAGCTACGGTGGTGCAGAAAATCCAACTCGATGGGGCGAACTTGATAATAATTTTGCCCTCTGTGAATCAGGTAAAGATCAGTCCCCCATTAATATTGTTGATGCTGTCCAAGGAAATCCTGCACAGATAGTCTTTAACTACAAGCCTACACCTTTAGAAATTGTCAACAATGGTCGCACAGTGCAAGTAAATTATGCACCAGGAAGCAGCGTTACTATCAATGGCAAACAATATGCACTTCTCCAGTTCCATTTCCATACTCCCAGTGAACATACCATTGAGGGCAATGCCTCGGCTATGGAACTGCATCTAGTACACCGCAATACAGCAGGTGAACTATCAGTTGTAGGAGTCATGATGAACAAAGGAACTGCAAATCCTGTAATTGATAAAATTTGGCAACATATTCCGTCTACACAGAAAACAAACACTGTTAGTGGTCAAACCATTAACGCTGCTGATTTATTGCCTAAAAGTAAAGCATACTTCAGCTATTCTGGTTCACTCACAACGCCACCTTGTAGTGAAAGCGTCAAATGGAATGTTTTAACAGAACCAATTACAGTCTCATCAGAAGAGATTGATACTTTTGAAAAGTTGTATCAGGTAAATGCCCGTCCAGTTCAGCCCACAAATGACAGAAAAATTGAACTACATGGCAACTAG